A single Antechinus flavipes isolate AdamAnt ecotype Samford, QLD, Australia chromosome 5, AdamAnt_v2, whole genome shotgun sequence DNA region contains:
- the WNT16 gene encoding protein Wnt-16, translated as MDRAALPGLPRLCVLWATLLALFPCGVHGNWMWLGIASFGVPEKLGCTNLPLSGRQKELCKRKPYLLPSIREGARLGIQECKSQFKHERWNCQVFSPAVPAPAASAPPAPSPGATPLFGYELSSGTKETAFIYAVMAAGLVHSVTRSCSAGNMTECSCDTNLQNGGSATEGWHWGGCSDDIQYGMWFSRKFLDVPTKNTTGKDGKLLAMNLHNNEAGRQAVSKLMSVDCRCHGVSGSCAVKTCWKTMSSFEKIGHFLKDKYENSVQISDKMKRKMRRREKDQRKISVRKDDLLYINKSPNYCVEDRKLGIPGTQGRECNRTSEGADGCNLLCCGRGYNTHVVRHVERCECKFVWCCYVRCRRCESMTDVHTCK; from the exons ATGGACAGAGCAGCTCTCCCGGGACTGCCTCGCCTCTGCGTCCTGTGGGCTACTCTCCTCGCCCTGTTTCCCTGCGGCGTCCACGGAAACTGGAT GTGGCTGGGTATCGCCTCTTTTGGGGTCCCAGAGAAACTAGGTTGCACCAACTTGCCCCTGAGCGGCCGTCAGAAGGAACTGTGCAAAAGGAAACCTTATCTACTGCCCAGTATCCGAGAAGGGGCACGACTGGGCATCCAGGAGTGCAAGAGCCAGTTCAAACATGAGAGGTGGAACTGCCAGGTGTTCTCGCCCGCTGTCCCTGCTCCTGCCGCCTCCGCGCCCCCTGCACCCTCGCCCGGAGCCACCCCACTCTTCGGCTACGAACTGAGCAGCG GCACCAAAGAAACAGCATTTATTTATGCGGTGATGGCAGCAGGTCTGGTGCATTCTGTGACAAGATCATGCAGTGCAGGGAACATGACAGAGTGCTCCTGTGACACCAATTTGCAGAATGGTGGCTCAGCTACTGAAGGCTGGCATTGGGGTGGCTGCTCTGATGACATTCAGTACGGCATGTGGTTTAGTAGAAAGTTCTTGGATGTCCCCACCAAAAACACCACTGGAAAAGATGGGAAACTGTTAGCAATGAATCTGCATAATAACGAAGCCGGGAGGCAG GCAGTATCCAAGTTGATGTCAGTCGACTGCCGCTGCCATGGAGTTTCAGGTTCCTGTGCTGTGAAAACTTGCTGGAAAACCATGTCTTCCTTTGAAAAGATTGGGCATTTTCTAAAAGATAAGTACGAAAACAGCGTGCAAATCTCggataagatgaaaagaaagatgcGCAGGAGAGAAAAAGACCAGAGAAAGATATCAGTACGCAAGGATGATCTCCTCTACATTAACAAATCGCCCAATTACTGTGTAGAGGATCGCAAATTAGGCATTCCTGGGACGCAGGGCAGAGAGTGCAATCGTACTTCTGAAGGAGCAGACGGGTGTAATCTCCTCTGCTGTGGGAGAGGCTACAACACCCACGTAGTCAGACACGTGGAGAGGTGCGAATGCAAATTTGTCTGGTGCTGTTACGTTCGATGCAGGAGGTGTGAAAGCATGACCGACGTCCACACCTGCAAATAA